The following proteins are encoded in a genomic region of Pyricularia oryzae 70-15 chromosome 6, whole genome shotgun sequence:
- a CDS encoding acetolactate synthase yields the protein MASSENDGDTVQIVINSLKAAGVKVVFGIPGAKIDSLFNALYDEESIRLVVCRHEQNAAFMAGVVGKLTNVPGVCIVTSGPGTSNLPTGLITATDEGSPMVAIVGSVKRAQSNKRTHQSLQNVELLKPVTKKTLPVVVEDQVAEIMLEAFRAAVSYPQGATAVSLPIDIMTPGKSKSAIRAFPPAAFTPPAYGLSSDASLSQAVKMIENAKFPVLFLGMRAASNAVVDQVYALLRKHPLPVVETFQAAGAISRDLAHLFFGRIGLWRNQPGDELLSHADLVITIGYDEIEYDAESWNPGEREVDIIHMDFHRATFGAHYEPRLELIGSLSDNLAVLNTRLQNVARPHETVVAKKLFSGLHAWETGPKACPSPCPDTGKVHPLHFIKVLQKKLEAFEQTPTISCDVGSVYIYFCRFFYSYVPKTFLVSNAQQTLGVALPWAIGASLAQEPPCSAKVVSISGDGGFQFSMAECATAVAVKANICHIIWNDQSYDMVGFQEQIKYGRTSGTGLGNVDFVKLAEAYGAKGFRIDNPSQLESTLEEALAWNGLSIVDVNIDYSDNQELMKQVVTDKVN from the exons ATGGCGTCTTCTGAAAATGACGGCGACACGGTCCAGATCGTCATCAACTCACTCAAGGCAGCCGGCGTCAAGGTTGTCTTTGGCATCCCAGGAGCAAAGATCGACTCATTATTCAACGCCCTTTACGATGAGGAATCGATCCGCCTAGTCGTCTGCCGACATGAGCAAAACGCAGCCTTCATGGCGGGCGTCGTTGGAAAGCTCACCAACGTACCGGGCGTCTGCATTGTCACCTCTGGCCCGGGAACGAGCAATCTTCCCACAGGCCTCATAACCGCCACGGATGAAG GATCTCCAATGGTGGCCATCGTTGGCTCGGTGAAGCGAGCTCAGTCCAACAAACGGACTCACCAGAGCCTCCAAAACGTCGAGCTCCTGAAGCCTGTGACCAAAAAGACGCTGCCGGTTGTGGTCGAGGACCAGGTGGCTGAGATCATGCTCGAGGCGTTCCGAGCTGCCGTCTCATACCCGCAGGGTGCCACTGCCGTCAGTCTTCCAATCGACATCATGACCCCTGGGAAGTCAAAGTCTGCGATCCGAGCCTTCCCGCCGGCGGCTTTCACTCCCCCTGCGTACGGGCTGTCTTCCGATGCGTCTCTTTCCCAGGCGGTGAAGATGATTGAGAATGCCAAGTTCCCTGTCCTGTTCTTGGGTATGAGGGCAGCGAGCAATGCGGTGGTCGACCAGGTGTACGCTCTGCTTCGAAAGCATCCGCTGCCCGTTGTTGAGACGTTCCAG GCTGCTGGTGCCATCTCCCGAGACCTGGCCCACCTCTTCTTTGGCCGCATAGGCCTGTGGCGGAATCAGCCGGGGGACGAACTCCTCAGCCACGCAGACCTTGTCATCACCATCGGCTACGACGAAATAGAGTACGATGCCGAGTCGTGGAACCCGGGAGAGCGGGAGGTCGACATCATTCACATGGACTTCCACAGGGCGACTTTTGGGGCGCACTACGAGCCGAGGCTGGAGCTGATAGGGTCCCTTTCTGACAATCTGGCCGTCCTCAACACCCGCCTCCAGAACGTGGCCCGTCCCCACGAGACAGTCGTCGCCAAGAAGCTGTTCAGCGGACTGCATGCCTGGGAGACTGGCCCCAAGGCGTGTCCCTCGCCTTGCCCGGACACTGGAAAAGTGCACCCCCTGCACTTTATCAAGGTCCTTCAGAAGAAGCTCGAGGCTTTTGAACAGACACCGACCATATCCTGTGATGTTGGATCTGTTTACATTTATTTTTGCCGCTTCTTCTACTCCTACGTCCCCAAGACGTTCCTGGTGTCCAACGCTCAACAAACTCTG GGAGTGGCGCTGCCTTGGGCCATCGGAGCGTCGCTTGCACAGGAGCCTCCTTGCTCTGCCAAGGTCGTCTCAATCAGTGGAGATGGCGGCTTTCAGTTTTCAATGGCAGA ATGCGCCACGGCCGTCGCAGTCAAGGCCAACATTTGCCACATAATCTGGAACGATCAAAGCTACGACATGGTCGGTTTCCAGGAGCAGATCAAATATGGGCGCACTTCGGGCACTGGGCTGGGAAATGTCGATTTTGTGAAGCT GGCCGAGGCGTATGGCGCCAAGGGGTTCCGCATCGACAACCCCAGCCAGTTGGAGTCCACGCTGGAAGAGGCTCTTGCTTGGAACGGGCTCTCCATTGTCGACGTGAACATTGATTACAGCGACAACCAGGAGCTGATGAAGCAGGTCGTCACTGATAAAGTCAACTAA
- a CDS encoding alpha-acetolactate decarboxylase, producing the protein MAQPKNEIFQYSIVSCLMDGVASSGMPVSDLLKHGDLGLGTFKHMVGEMIMLDGTMFQMKSDGSTVPISASPESTANDDGTEPMISPFATVTRFEPTVHDDSVSFSSKESLAEKLTQMLPGTRNIFMAFRADGVFNLTVRTAAGQQCPREKLVAVSSRQTTHTFEKERGTIVGFRSPAFSHGINVAGDHIHFISDDRKRGGHVLSLDTGEGSVSLGVAPISKVHLQLPVDDEEYNDAELKLDSEGINAVEG; encoded by the exons ATGGCTCAACCGAAAAATGAAATATTTCAGTACTCAATTGTGAGCTGCCTCATGGACGGCGTGGCCTCATCAGGCATGCCAGTTTCTGACCTGCTCAAGCATGGCGACCTGGGCTTGGGCACGTTCAAACACATGGTCG GCGAAATGATCATGTTGGATGGCACCATGTTCCAGATGAAGTCTGACGGGTCGACGGTCCCCATCTCGGCCAGCCCAGAGTCGACCGCCAACGACGACGGGACGGAACCCATGATCTCGCCCTTTGCGACCGTCACGCGCTTCGAGCCGACGGTCCACGACGATTCGGTCAGCTTCTCCAGCAAGGAGAGcctggccgagaagctgaCGCAGATGCTGCCCGGCACCCGCAACATCTTCATGGCCTTCCGGGCCGACGGCGTCTTCAACCTCACCGTCCGCACCGCCGCGGGCCAGCAGTGCCCTCGGGAGAAGCTCGTGGCCGTGTCGAGCAGGCAGACCACGCACACATTTGAGAAGGAAAGGGGCACGATCGTCGGGTTCCGCTCGCCTGCCTTTTCTCACGGGATCAATGTCGCCGGCGATCATATTCACTTCATCAGCGACGATCGCAAGCGCGGTGGGCATGTCCTCTCCTTGGACACCGGTGAGGGCTCTGTCAGCCTCGGGGTTGCCCCCATCTCAAAAGTACATCTGCAGCTCCCGGTTGATGACGAAGAGTACAACGACGCAGAGTTGAAACTCGATAGTGAGGGTATCAATGCTGTAGAAGGCTAG